The following are encoded together in the Lactuca sativa cultivar Salinas chromosome 1, Lsat_Salinas_v11, whole genome shotgun sequence genome:
- the LOC111876899 gene encoding rhomboid-like protein 14, mitochondrial yields MPLVRRNNRNVSNGMIPLMLLQAVNEYRKLERKPPVTAAILAANTLIYLRPAFLHQILPKIEDVLFNAHLIVKDKDLKRLFLSAFYHLGETHLAYNMISLLWKGIQLETWLGSVEFTSMVATLLGLSQGITLLLAKSLLLLFDYETAYYHEYSVGFSGVLFAMKVVLNSHSDGYTNLHGFVVPAKHAAWAELILIQLLVPNVSFLGHLGGILAGIVYLRLKKAPSPLATMVKGLTSLVRSLLMRIWQQSPPRQRGTSAGGGGIWRCRACTYDNSGWLSVCEVCGTERGDDGLSSVHLSNSEMIPLDELRHRRIQRFGRYR; encoded by the exons ATGCCGTTGGTGAGAAGAAACAATAGGAACGTTTCGAACGGGATGATACCCTTGATGCTATTGCAAGCCGTGAACGAGTACCGGAAGCTTGAACGTAAACCCCCGGTCACGGCGGCGATTCTTGCTGCCAACACCCTCATTTATCTTCGACCTGCTTTCCTTCATCAGATCCTTCCCAAAATTGAAGACGTCTTGTTCAATGCTCATCTCATCGTTAAG GATAAGGACCTAAAGCGCTTATTCTTATCTGCTTTCTACCATCTTGGTGAAACTCATCTTGCCTACAACATGATTTCGCTTCTATGGAAAGGCATCCAGTTAGAAACTTGGCTAGGAAGTGTTGAATTCACATCTATGGTTGCCACCctacttgggttgtcacaaggcATCACGCTCTTATTAGCTAAatctcttctccttcttttcgATTATGAAACAGCTTATTACCATGAATACTCTGTTGGATTCTCTGGTGTCCTGTTTGCAATGAAAGTCGTACTTAATTCACATTCAGATGGCTACACTAATCTCCATGGATTTGTGGTTCCCGCAAAGCATGCTGCTTGGGCTGAATTGATTCTCATCCAATTGCTTGTTCCTAATGTATCCTTTCTAGGCCATCTTGGTGGGATACTCGCAGGCATAGTTTATCTACGTTTAAAAAAAGCCCCTTCTCCTTTGGCAACAATGGTGAAAGGGTTAACTTCTTTAGTAAGATCTCTACTGATGCGGATATGGCAGCAGTCCCCACCACGACAAAGGGGAACAAGTGCAGGTGGAGGTGGTATATGGAGGTGCCGGGCTTGCACTTATGACAACTCCGGTTGGTTAAGTGTGTGCGAAGTGTGTGGGACAGAGCGTGGTGATGATGGATTATCTTCTGTGCATTTGTCAAATTCAGAGATGATTCCTTTAGATGAACTACGTCACCGAAGGATTCAGAGGTTTGGtagatatagatag